The Pectinophora gossypiella chromosome 15, ilPecGoss1.1, whole genome shotgun sequence genome segment gttttgtacattatttattaattaattattttttaatattaaaacgtTTACTTCACATGTTTTCAGTGGGTACCCagtatatttaaacaattacttacctatctacATTTTAAACATGTTTAATGTACCTATATGTTTAAATGCGCTTAGTAcctatttaggtaggtatagaCCTTCTAATGTTACTAATATTAAAGGAATATACTGTGTAGCTatgtaattataaaatgctatgcTAAGTAAAAAAATGCGTTTAGTGTGTAGTATATAAGTTGCTAaaatttaaactttttgtttatttcgcAAACACACTGGTCGGTGTTAAATGCTAACATTTTGGTTTAATTATGTATCTTTAGTCACATTAATTAGAAATAAAACCTAAGtggtaaatgtaaaaaaatactcgTGTTTCATTGTTATAATTTAACATATGTATATTCTGTACCAAAGCCTTTAAAATTTTTAGGGTAGCTAGTCTGCGTGCCTTCCTTTGTAACGGATATGGAGGCAACGTGACAAGCGGCACCAATAATTTGATGAAGTGGGTAATCCTTATGGGTCATCAAAAATGTAGCCAGCGCTCCAACGAAGGCATCACCAGCTCCCTGCAAATAAAGTAGAATGTACTTACTTCAATGAGAAGCAGTTTAACTTTGAAGGTACTGGGCTATACTCACAGTCGTATCAACAGGCGTTACGCTTTCACACAGAACATGTATTGGTTGTTTATTCTGTTTCGTTGCATAAACGGCTCCTTTACTGCCAAGTGTTATAATAACGGTATCGCATCCAgtgtttaacaaattattttttctactcctctactttaatctggcacttaaataaccaaaaagtctaatataagtacatacataattaaactctttgaaaaagtgtacgctctatggcctataaaagcattgtttacaaagtgtaactgtactataatgtcgccaaaaaagcattgttgttgttttttttttttttgacctggaaactggcacctttactttgtttggtgccatagataatatagatatactataaaaaaaaagtatacatttgccgccattttcccgcgcgttggaaaataaattggaaaatttttgtttcatttaaaattacgtcgtcgtagaaaaagtattgtatgcaacgttgtataactaggtcaaaaaatgctcgtggcgtctcttattgcgatgttcgccaaggctcacatcgcaactcacgccactcgcattttttgacccttcttatacaactgttgcataaaatactataatgctACTCCTGCGTTGCTAAAACGTTATCGAAAGTCAGTAAGTTATtgtacaaatttaaaaatagcatATAACTTACCAAGAAATGAATGATACTCACGaaatattaacattaatatttgcCAGAATGGAAGCTTCAGACTCATTCACGCAAAGTATAGAACAATAAGGCAAAATTTCTCGTATGTCTTCTTTAGCAGGTGCAGCATTCAACAGCCTTAGCTAGAAAGATAGTGGTCGTGCATAGATATAGAGAGGTACATAAGCTTTTATAAtgcaaaattaaataagtaattagactaaaaaatattcattaactTACgccattatttaatttaaaagctTCCAATGTAGTCTCAAACGGTGTCTCTAGTTGACCTATTATTATGTCCGCGTGTTTAATTAGTTCTACTGCTTTTTTAACGTCATCTTTATTAAGGTGATTGTTCGCACCTGGAACTATTACTATTTGATTCTCTCCATTTTCAGCGACAGATATCTGAGCAATCCCAGTTGTAACATTCGGCTGAATATGGACGTGAGTTACGTCTACGCCAACTTCTCCTAAGTATTCTTTATACTGTTTACCCCATTGATCATCTCCTAACTGCACAGAAACACAAAtttcaaattaaataattaccaacTTACTAATGTTAAAAATAGCACGAGACGATAACAGTAGGTAGATAGGTATATGTACTAGGAAAAGTACCTACCTTGCATATCATATACACATTCCCGCCGAGTTTAGCCGCTGCCACGCATTGATTAGCACCTTTGCCGCCGAAACTAGTGGTAAATTTTGTTCCATGCAGTGTTTCTCCCGGTTGCGGCAACCGTGGAGCATATCTGAGAAAACCAAATCATTATTGATATTAAATTGCAATTAAAGGTTACACTTAcagtcataataatattaaccgAATAATTATATCGCAATAACCCTATTCAGGCATTGATgtaaatatgttactatagttatTTAGGTATCAAGAATAGAGCAACTCATATCTCCAAGGACCGGTCGCGTGCTACTCTTTGGTATCAAGTGACGTGCGTGATCTAAAGACTGAACTCATTATAGGTATTTTACTTTCTATAGTTACACATATCAGTTGTTACCGATTACGTAAGCAGCATAGAGTAGTATGTTTGAGTATATAAACGGGATactaatacatatttataaccACAATAATTAATCTAATCAAGCATACATACGTTGTGAAATCAACACTACAAGATCCGAGGACGACAATTTTAGCTTCACTGTGCATAGCGGACAATATACAGTACCacgtaatattaaaaattatgtcGAAGTAAGTGGACGACCACTTGCTATTACAGGTTTATGCCTCTGACGCTCCTGAGATTAGTTCATTGTTTGTTGATAAAACAGTTTGTGACACTGATAATGTTATTAAACAAAGATAACCTCTAGTTACAATTTCCAATTTACTGTCAACATTATTTGTGACATCTGGAACCTTATTTTTGAAGCGTTAAGACCCATAATGACTGATTTATTTGAAGACAGACCGACATAGAGTTACGCTATGCCGCTTAAAGTATATCCGGATTAAAATTAGAGATGAAATTATTcggatagtggccccgattcctgcagacatctcttaattttactttaagttatacctgtcattttcttatccgccgaaaaggaaagggacggatgattgacagctcttaattttaggaagaatgagtaaataaatgaataacccgggcgaatttttagacggttgttttagattcgtccttaaaattgacgtgtgttccataaattttatgcttgtcgattacccgtccctttccttttcggcggataagaaaatgacagatataacctaaaattaaattagatggtatttacaggaattagcaccattatttttgtagttaaataaaataacgtggtctgtaggtacctaatttaggAAATATGTTTCTTACTTATGaaacaattttactattttagcATTCATTATAATGATTAAAATTGTTATACCTATTGATCAAATATTTGAAcctataccatagaataaggaataatactacctacCTATACTCTACCTACTTACTCCCTCGTTCCCACGAAAATTATAAAATCTGCTAGAGTACCTACACGAGATGCAGATTTACTGCGACACTAGATCACTGgtactagggtcaattaattccgtaattaattctttcaaacaccTATGACTTCTCATATACGACGCTCTGAGCCAAAGTCCGCACCCAACTGGCACCCTCATGCATTATTTTGTATCGGGCGAGAGCCCTGACTACTCCCGATTTGAACTGCCAAGTTGTATGcccaagtacctacctagttaatgcTTTAGCTGCCTGCTAAAGAAAAAAATGACGGCCGCGGGATTTGTTGGAGTTTAAAGTTTTGTGTGTTTATACCTAATTCCGTTTGCGGTGGAATTAGCCTATTTAAGTTGGCAGGTATATCGATAAATCGACAAATAAATAGAGGTCTCCGACGAAATCGATATTTTAACTTCTAATTAATACCTACAACAGGTGCTATCGGTAGCACACCCcaaatacaaaaaacctcgtttaaTTAGActacacattggtgctaattcctgtaaataccatctaattttattttaagttatatctgtcattttcttatccgccgaaaaggaaagggacgggtaattgacaagcataaaatttatggaacacacgtcaattttaagcataaatctaaaccaaccgtctaaaaattttagatcagtcaataacccgacacattcatttactcattcttcctaaaattaagagctgtgaatcatccgtccctttccttttcgacggatatgaaaatgacggatataacttaaaataaaattaggcggtgtttgcaggaatcggggccattgacgttatcgtacacgcgcatctgtgtgtgtgacgtctgacctCATGACCTTGGCGCATCGATCAGAGTGAATTGGGTTTAATAATCGCTGTACCTAGTTAGTtatcctaaataaataaacgcttTAACAAAAGCGTTTATTACATTCGCCAATCCAATCTCCCTCCATCTATAggtactatcgattgtattgcttCGGATTATGCAAAGACTATTGACAGTAGGTATTGGTATACTGTGTATCGATAGTCAGAAACAATACTTTCGATAGTTCTTTcaatagtcagaagcaatatTATGGCTAATGTTGCTGTACATGTTCGTAACGATAGTATTGATCTAAATGAGCTATCAATACATCACCGATCCATTTTAAACTATCGACAGTGActtatcgataggcaacacttcTTGTTTTGCCGCGAAatttatgatcaaaaatcaaattgGGTTACGATAGTGTCCTATTCCAGATTTTTACTTCAGTTTGGCCTTGATATTACCTATTATCAGCAAATCTCTTTTATATTAATGattatacctattattaaaaaagaattgGAAATCCGGCGTACGTGCCTACACCTGCCTATTTTAAAGTTAATTGTAATGCTGTAAAAtggtgtaaataattaaattacacattGCACAACTTTATTTgggtctcatcatcatcagccgtatgacgcccactgctgggcataggcctcccccaaggatctccacgacgatcggtcctgcgctgcccgcatccagcggcttcccgcgaccttcaccagatcgtcggtccaccttgtagcgggcctacccactgagcgtcgtccgacacgtggtcgccactccagaacctttccgccccatcggccatcggttctcctcgctatgtgtcctgcccactgccacttcagctttgcaattctccgagctatgtcggtggctttagttctcctgcggatctcctcatttctgattcgatccagcagggaaataccgagcatagctctctccattgcccgctgagcgacaccgagcctcctcacgagacccatagtaagcggccacgtctcactgccgtaggtcatcactggcaacacgcactggtcaaagactttcgtcttgagacactgaggtattctggacgagaagatattccgcagcttcccgaacgctgcccatccgagttggatccgacgagagatctctttctcgaagttggacttacctaactggattatttgtcctaggtaaatgtactggtctacaacttcgagtgtaacgttcccaacctgaactggagtgggtgcgacatggtcgttggacataatttttgtctttgccatgttcatgctaagacccactcgttgggatgcgttactgagatgctcgagcatggtgttcaggtcttccagggtctcagccattaggactatatcatcggcaaatcgaaggtgcgtcaggtactcgccgttgatgttgatgccaaatcctttccagtccagaagcttaaaaatatcctccaatgcagcagtgaacagtttcggagagatgacatctccctgtctcactcctcgctgcagttggatcggattagagctctggttctgtactcgaactgacatagtggcattttggtagaggtcccttagcacttcgatgtacctatggtccacttggcacctctgaagagactgcaacacagcccaggtctcgatcgaatcaaaggctttctcatagtccacaaacgccaagcaaagtggcagattatactcttcggtcttctgtataacctgccgcagcgtatggatgtggtctatggtgctaaagccttttcggaaaccggcttgttcgggaggctggaagtcgtcaaacctgcaagcgagacgattcgtaatgaccctcgaaaacaacttgtagacatggctcagaagcgagataggtctgtagttcttcagtagggctttatcacctttcttgaagaacaagatcacctcgcttctgCTCCATGCCCATTTGGGTCTATTAATAGGAtatttaaacaacaaaaaaatgttttcttaatttaaatatttactaaatGATTACATAAAATATGTGGAGCTACTAATGTTAACTCTACTCAACTACCTATAAGTAGGTATCTTCTAATTAACTGTCAGTATTTTTACTTCTTTCTGAACTTTCTTCTACTTTATTGCTTGCTTCATTTTGTTTTGCTGGTTTGCCAATGTTATCCGCGATTTCTGCATATTTGGACTGTCGGTAATCATATTTTGCTGCATCGAGTAAAACATTTTGAATTAATAATCTGTTATTAGCTTGTTTATTGAAGAGAGGTGGGTATGGGTTTCCTCTAAGTTCTAGAACAGTTGTTTCAATGTTTCGGCTGTACTGTGGGCGTGGAGCCCTGTACATACGGGTGTATGCAGTATTGCAGTTCTCAAAGCGAGGAACTAGAACTTTGAACAACTTGTGAACTAGTTCTTTTTCTAGTAGCCAGTAGTCAGCAGCTTCCATCGTTGGTTTGTGACAGTCACCGTGTCGAATAGCCTCGGATATGAGCTGCAACAAATAACATAGATTTAAATCATGAATTGGATTCAGTTAATGTAATGTAATCATAGGTTATATTTACTTATGTCTAACTCACCCTTTCAGCGTATTGTCGAGCCTCGTCTCCTCTATTGTAATTAACTTCGATTCTTTCATGTTTGATTAATCCAGTTACAGTTTTACGTAATCTATTTAATCTACCTTCAGGCCCCTGTTCATTTCTTAGCCGACGAGGATCAGGCTTTACCTTTATCCGTAGTTTAGATACTAACTTAGATACATCCGCTTGattcatttttaaaaacaattaagaagcaAACACAATACCCCTAATTGTATTAATTATAAaggattatttatattttctccacttcttttacaaaaaacaaatttcgAATAGGTTAGgtttactttttttgttttggttttctccgaacggtaaggcaaagggatctatgctcatacagccaagtcttacgtattttttttcttgatgattaatgaaatgatgaaaggtgatgaaacctaagcccccaccctcggagtagactcctactccgaatcccaaacgaattaactcaaaaatccGCATagactttcgagttatgaagcggcttgttggcatgaagcgaaaataggcagattcactttgttcattgaattctcaatactccgatataataacactgttgcgaatgttttccgactaacttaatgcgctttgtattaattatttagattattcaatgaagaaagcaactgtcccgttcccgtttcccgccataAAGCTAGGTTAGGTTTACTTTTTTggtgaaagtttttttttgaaatgtttgttgtctgTCTGTCACTGTCACTCTGCCGCTCGTCAGTTTTAAGTTGACCATGACCATTACGTTTCCAAAACAATATGATATATTTGTGATTTTTGGGTTTTGTTGATTGAGTTTTGCTGTTTCTTGAAGGAAATGGAATGAATGGCATAGTATTTGTTATCATTACGTACTCATCAGATACTTAAACTTgtcgttattaattttatttgttgttaaAGAATCAAACAAATGGCTTCAACAGCGACGATGGAAAACGAAGATGGAGTTTTCGAGCTCATTACAGAGCTCTGTAATAGAACAGCCTCCAAGTATACCTCCCAGAATAGAGTACCACAGAAGCGATTAGTGTCCAAGATGAGGTCATGCGCTTATGAAATAATTCTAAAGAAATCGTCAAAAGAAGTTCAGTGTACTAAGGGCGAACCGATCATAGATCTGCTGTCTTATTATTTAACGTCCCACCGAAATGTTAAAAACGTCGCAGAGTTCAAAAGGTCTGTAGAATTGAAGAAAATAATCAGCAGAATTCGTCAAACAGATTTCAGAGAGAATAAAGATCACATTTATAAAGTTTTGAAACTTCTTGTGGCTTTGAGTGACACAATAAAGGAGGATTATTCTCCAGAGTTGTTTCAGGTTTGTATTACTGGTGTTTATAAAGCAATTCAAATAAACaactatattttaattttctttatttttttcatgttttcaCTTTTTTCAGAAACCCTTCACATTTGGGTTGCTAGATGAGATGCTACCGAAACCACGACGTGAAGTATTCGGGTCACCACAGCCGTACCCGTATTTTCCATCACATGTGTTTGAGCTGCCATTTTCATTGAAACGACATGACCACAAGCTTAGCAGCCCTAGATCTCAAACCTATACAGAATATACAGTGGAGAGTTTTGATTCTAGGTCTTGTGAGTATTAGAAACTAAAAACAGTATTCTTTGAAAAATTAATAAAGATCAAAATTTACAGCAGTTGCCTGTTTTTGTAAATTCTAAAAGATGAATTTTGTTTGGCCTTCTATCAccatcttcatcatcaccatGAAACATCTTTCTTCACAGTGTTTTTCTTCTATGCTAGTAATGGTTACAACAATAGTAATTCATATTTCAAAAGCAGTCATTCTTTACTTAACCGCTAGTATACCTTAACTGCTGCTACCCTGCTGATCACAAATTCAGTgtgaataaataatgtttatattcatttattgcagtTCTTCCTGATCA includes the following:
- the LOC126372975 gene encoding 39S ribosomal protein L17, mitochondrial, with translation MNQADVSKLVSKLRIKVKPDPRRLRNEQGPEGRLNRLRKTVTGLIKHERIEVNYNRGDEARQYAERLISEAIRHGDCHKPTMEAADYWLLEKELVHKLFKVLVPRFENCNTAYTRMYRAPRPQYSRNIETTVLELRGNPYPPLFNKQANNRLLIQNVLLDAAKYDYRQSKYAEIADNIGKPAKQNEASNKVEESSERSKNTDS
- the LOC126372968 gene encoding ribokinase-like isoform X1; the protein is MHSEAKIVVLGSCSVDFTTYAPRLPQPGETLHGTKFTTSFGGKGANQCVAAAKLGGNVYMICKLGDDQWGKQYKEYLGEVGVDVTHVHIQPNVTTGIAQISVAENGENQIVIVPGANNHLNKDDVKKAVELIKHADIIIGQLETPFETTLEAFKLNNGLRLLNAAPAKEDIREILPYCSILCVNESEASILANINVNISNAGVALNNLLNTGCDTVIITLGSKGAVYATKQNKQPIHVLCESVTPVDTTGAGDAFVGALATFLMTHKDYPLHQIIGAACHVASISVTKEGTQTSYPKNFKGFGTEYTYVKL
- the LOC126372968 gene encoding ribokinase-like isoform X2 — protein: MICKLGDDQWGKQYKEYLGEVGVDVTHVHIQPNVTTGIAQISVAENGENQIVIVPGANNHLNKDDVKKAVELIKHADIIIGQLETPFETTLEAFKLNNGLRLLNAAPAKEDIREILPYCSILCVNESEASILANINVNISNAGVALNNLLNTGCDTVIITLGSKGAVYATKQNKQPIHVLCESVTPVDTTGAGDAFVGALATFLMTHKDYPLHQIIGAACHVASISVTKEGTQTSYPKNFKGFGTEYTYVKL